ATAAATGATGGCCATTCCGTAAGCTGCATACCCAAACCATGTCCTAAACGGCCAACGTCACCTCCGCCTTTTCCACCCGTCAAGACATTGTCCATCGCAAGAAAAACATCTGCAGCAGTATTGCCCACCTTTGCAGCTATTTTACCGGCTTCAGTTGCTTCAATGAGACGGGTGTATCCTACCGATATCCGACTATCTGGTTTGCCGATGGAAAAGTTTCGATCAAAGTCGCAAAAATAGCCATCAGACATTAACCCCGTATCTAGCATTAAAATATCCCCCTCGCATAAAGGGTGATCATTTGCAGGCGAAATTACGTCACTATAGCCAAGAGGTCCGGCTCCTCCAGCCAAATACGGAACCCAGTCGGCGCCTTCTTCCAAACATAATTTTTGAAACCCGCGAAACACAGATTCTAAAGACGCGCCTTGGCTTGCCACTTCTGAAACACGTGAAAACGCCGCGTTAGCAATATCACAAGCACGGGAGATTTTCAAAATTTCAGCTTCTGATTTAATCAACCTGAGCTTTCGGATAATGCCAGCGTCGCCAGCAAAAACAAAGTTTGGCAGTCGCTTTTTTAGATGCCCAAAATCTTGCAAAGGCATACGAAGATGACTTTCGTGACCAGAGGGAATCCCAAGTTTTGCAGATTTGGGTAAAACCTCTGACAGTGTTTCCGCTAGCAAACTTATGCCATCATCAATAGGATTAGGTGCTGTCCACGTGCGAATATCTCTGACCCAAGTTTTGGCCATTAAATCGGCGCCAATAGAGGGAATAACCGCAATAGGGTCACCAGA
The nucleotide sequence above comes from Rhodobacteraceae bacterium Araon29. Encoded proteins:
- a CDS encoding M24 family metallopeptidase, which translates into the protein MMRGFHPAEFKTRAQNAQIEMVYEGIDALLLTTEPEVRYFTGFLTRFWESPTRPWFLILPQSGDPIAVIPSIGADLMAKTWVRDIRTWTAPNPIDDGISLLAETLSEVLPKSAKLGIPSGHESHLRMPLQDFGHLKKRLPNFVFAGDAGIIRKLRLIKSEAEILKISRACDIANAAFSRVSEVASQGASLESVFRGFQKLCLEEGADWVPYLAGGAGPLGYSDVISPANDHPLCEGDILMLDTGLMSDGYFCDFDRNFSIGKPDSRISVGYTRLIEATEAGKIAAKVGNTAADVFLAMDNVLTGGKGGGDVGRLGHGLGMQLTEWPSFIPNDHTVLKEGMVITLEPSVAIPNGGMLVHEDNFVIRKAGVEQISPQAPDSIMEI